The DNA segment AGCCGTGTCTTGTCCTCGCCCGGCGTGAAACCTCCCGCGAGGGTGATGTCTCCGTCCACGTCGAAGGCGTCCAGAGCGGCGAGCCCGTCTTCACGGCCACCCTCGGTGACTCCCCGCAGGCGGTCCGGTGACCCGGCGCGTGCTCATCACCGGATCGAGCGGTTTCCTCGGCGGACACGTGCTGAGAGCCGCCCGCGCCGCCGAGGACGTACGGCTCCGGCTGCTCGTCCGCACCCCGCCGGCCGCGCCCCACCCGGGCGTCGAGTACGTGCACGGCGACCTCACCGACCCCGCGTCGCTGCGCGGTGTCTGCGCGGATGTCGACGCCGTCGTGCACTGCGCCGGGCTGATCGGCGGCGACGCGGAACTGCTCCACCGCGCCAACGACCTCGGCACCCGCGCCCTGGCCGACGAGGTGCGCAGGGCCGGAGTCACGCGGTTCGTCTACCTCAGCACCGCCGCCGTCCACGGACGCGGCCCCTTCCGCGACGCGCGGCCCGGCGATCCGCCCGTCGCCCCCGCCTCCGACACCAGCCGCACCCGCGCGGCCGCCGAGGAACACGTGCTCGCGACGGGCGGAACGGTTCTGCGCCCCCACCTCGTGTACGGCCGGGGCGACCGCTGGGTGATCCCCGGCATCCTGGCCCTGCTGCGCACCCTGGACGGCCTCCCGGACGGCTGGGCCGGAATCCAGTCGATGATCGACGCGGACACCCTGGGCCGGGTCGCCTTCGCGGCGGCCACGAGGGGCCCGGCGGACGGCGTGGGGCGCGTCCATTACGTCACCCATCCCGACCCCGTGCCGGGGGAGCTGCTGCTCTCCACCGTGGCGGAGACCTTCGGACTGTTCGCCGGGGACGCCCCGCGCGTCTCGGCCGAGACCGCGCGGGAGCGGGTGCTCGGCCACCCCGCCGCCCGCCACCACCTCGGCATGCTCGCCGTCGACCACTGGTTCACCGACGAGTCGCTGTGGAGCGGGCTCGGCGTCGAGCCGGGTGCCGGATTCGCCGTGCGCTTCCCGGAGTACGCCGACTGGTATCGCGGCCGGGCCGGGTTGCCGCCGCTAGAGGCCGGGCGCCGACCGGGGTTTGAACGGACGTACTGACGTAAGGCGGCGTTTCCCGGACCCCGGCCACGCGCGCGTAGGCCGGGATCCGGGTGGCGCGCGGCTCGGCCCACATCCGGGTGGCGCGCGGCGCGGCTCGGCCCACATCCGGACGTCCCTGGTAGGACCGGATCATGACGCCAGGAACCGGCCGCCACCTGCTCGCCACCAGCCTGCGCTCCCTCACGGTGCGCAACTTCCGGCTCTTCGCGGTGGGGCAGATCGCCTCCGCGACCGGCACCTGGACGATGGCCGTCGCCCAGGACTGGCTCGTACTGGAGCTGACCGGCGACTCCGGCGGAGCCCTCGCCACCGTCACCGCCCTCCAGTTCACCCCGGTGCTCCTGCTGACCCTCTACGGTGGCCGACTCGCGGACCGGTACGACAAACGCGCCCTCCTGACCGGCGCCAACATCGCCTCCGGAGTCTTCGCCCTGGCGCTCGGCCTGCTCGTGACGGCGGACGCGGCCCGGCTGTGGCACGTCTACGTGGCGGCCGCCGCGCTCGGCGTGGCCAACGCCGTGGAGGTACCGGCCCGGCTGTCCTTCATCACCGAACTCGTCGGCCCCGAACTGCTCCCCAACGCCTCGGCGCTGAGCGGCGCCTACTTCAACATCGCGCGCGTGCTGGGCCCTTCACTGGCCGGGCTGCTCATCCAGTGGTCGGGCACGGGGACCGTCATGCTGCTCAACGCCGTCAGCTACACGGCCACGGTCGCCGGACTGCGGGCCATGCGCCCGGCGGAGCTGCACCGCGAGCCCCGTACGGGCGCGCCCGCGCGTGTCACCGAGGGCCTGGCCCATCTGCGGACCCGGCCCGACCTGCTCACGACACTCGCCCTGGTCGCGGCGGTCGCCCTCTTCGGCCTCAACCTGCCCCTGACACTGCCGCTCATGGCCCGCGTCGTCTTCCACACCGAGGCCGCCTCCTTCGGCCTCCTCACGGCCGCGCTCGCCGGCGGCTCCCTGCTGGCCGCGCTGGTCGGCACCCTGCGCCGGACGCGCCCCTCGGCCCGGCTGGTGGCCACCTGGGGATGTGCCTTCGGGGCGCTGGAACTGATCACGGGATGGGCGCCGAACCTGCCCGTCGCGCTGGCGCTGCTGGTGCCGACCGGATTCGCCTCGCTGTACTTCGTCCAGGCGGCGAACCACCGCAT comes from the Streptomyces seoulensis genome and includes:
- a CDS encoding MFS transporter; translated protein: MTPGTGRHLLATSLRSLTVRNFRLFAVGQIASATGTWTMAVAQDWLVLELTGDSGGALATVTALQFTPVLLLTLYGGRLADRYDKRALLTGANIASGVFALALGLLVTADAARLWHVYVAAAALGVANAVEVPARLSFITELVGPELLPNASALSGAYFNIARVLGPSLAGLLIQWSGTGTVMLLNAVSYTATVAGLRAMRPAELHREPRTGAPARVTEGLAHLRTRPDLLTTLALVAAVALFGLNLPLTLPLMARVVFHTEAASFGLLTAALAGGSLLAALVGTLRRTRPSARLVATWGCAFGALELITGWAPNLPVALALLVPTGFASLYFVQAANHRIQLGGDPAHRGRVMALYTVILQGSTPLGALFVAAATHTLGARAGLWAGGLIALIAALVALAGARADAPVPAPEEERVRPTGSRP
- a CDS encoding NAD-dependent epimerase/dehydratase family protein produces the protein MTRRVLITGSSGFLGGHVLRAARAAEDVRLRLLVRTPPAAPHPGVEYVHGDLTDPASLRGVCADVDAVVHCAGLIGGDAELLHRANDLGTRALADEVRRAGVTRFVYLSTAAVHGRGPFRDARPGDPPVAPASDTSRTRAAAEEHVLATGGTVLRPHLVYGRGDRWVIPGILALLRTLDGLPDGWAGIQSMIDADTLGRVAFAAATRGPADGVGRVHYVTHPDPVPGELLLSTVAETFGLFAGDAPRVSAETARERVLGHPAARHHLGMLAVDHWFTDESLWSGLGVEPGAGFAVRFPEYADWYRGRAGLPPLEAGRRPGFERTY